From the genome of Methanothrix soehngenii GP6:
TCGGAGTCGTCCTTGTTCGGTGAACGGACCATCCAGGACTCTCTGACACCCCAGGCGTTGGTGGTGCCGGAGGACATGGGGAATGTCAGCTCATCGTCGCCTTTCAGAGCGCCGAGCCTTATTCTCTCCATGTTGGAGTAAGCGAAGTCCAAGCCGTAGGCGAGGGCAGCGGTTGTCGGGTCCATAACTATGGACTCGCGCGGAACACCAGCCACCTTCATCAGCTTTCTGTTCAGCTCCTTCTGAGAGTTGATCTCCAGCTGGGTCCAGGCGAGGCAGACATGTCCGTTGTCCACACAGGCCTTGCCGATCTTCTCCCAGTCCATGTTCAGGTTGGCGGAAGCGATAAGAACCCGCTCGCCCTGTGCGACCTCAGCTGCCTTGGATAGCACTACTGGATCCTTGTCTGGGTTGCCTGATCCGCCGATGCAGATGGGCACGTCCACAGCCTGCAGGACCTCTTCTACCGTCTTGACTGCATCCTGGGCGGAAGTGTCTTTGAGGAGCGGATCAGTGCTGATCAGGTGAACGGTGACCATGTCGGCGCCGAAATCCCTGACTGCCTTCTTGGCCCACTCGCCTGGTGAGTTGATTACATCCTCATAATGCATCTTGACTGCCTTGGCCATGCCGATGGGCATGTCGAAGACGTCCATGGTGATCTTGGGGGCATGGGGCATTGCTGCATCCGGGAAGAAGGGCATGGCCTTCTCGCCGCCCAGCTTTACCACATGGCCGCGGCTCCCGCCGTCTGCCTTGGTCGCTCCCAGGGTTACCTCCTGGATGGGATGCTTCCAGGTCTTGTCAACGCCCACGCTGAATTTGGCGCTGGCTAACGCCGAGGCCACCTTAAAAGCGGGGACTGCGGCAGCGGCTGCTGCTATGTCCTTAGGCGCCGGGGATATGGCCTGAGCGACAGCCACCGGCTGCATCAGGTTCTGTACTGGATATCCCACTGCCTTGGCGAAGTCCATGAGCTGCATGGCGATCTTGGCTGCCTGCTCTCCAAAGTAGTATGCGAAGAGCGGGCCTACGCCACCTGCGCCCACGTCCAGGTCTATCTCAACATCTCCCTCGATCTTCAGTCCCTCGAGGGATTGAACATTCATCTCTGTTAATGTCTTATTCAGGTCAGATAAAGTGATCTTGTCTGCCATTCGAATCACCCTCACAGGCCCAGTTTCCCGACGACATTCGCCATCTCTTTAACTGCAGGCGAATCATCGGGCAGGCCGGTCAATGGATCTCCCACTAAATCGAATTTGGCCAGGCTTTCATCATAGGGGATAGTGCCGATAACAGTAAGGCCCAGGCTGGTTGCGTTCTCGATGACCTTATCCCGCCTTCCGGTGGTGATCTTGTTCACAACCACATACAGATCCTTGTACTTCAGTCCCATCTCGCGGGCAATGTCCCGAATCCTCTCGCCGGTGGTAAGCCCTCTTCTGGACTCATCAGTTACGACGATAAGGTCGTCGAGGTCTGGAAAAATTTTCCTGCTGAAATGCTCGAGGCCCGCGGGCGAGTCGATTACAATCAGATCATAATCCTTGGCGGTCTTATCCATAATGGCTCGCAAAAGATTATTGACATAACAGTAACATCCAGAACCCTCGGGCTTGCCCATCACCAAAAGATCGTAACCATCTTCTTCCAAAAGGATCTCAAAGATCTTAGCCTCGAAAAGCGCCTGCTTATCAGTGTCCGGTGAAGATGTGAACCGGGAATCCTGCATGAACTCCCTCATGTCGCCAACGGTCTTTTCCACCTTAGCGCCCAGCGCATCTGCCAGGTTGGCATCAGGATCGGCATCGATAGCAAGGATTCGAAACTTTTTTTCAGAGTTATTCAGGTGTCTGATGAGCATTGCGGTCACTGCGGTCTTGCCGGTGCCGCCTTTACCTGTTATCGCTATTACTTTCCCCAAAGTCTAGCCTTCCTTATTTTTTCGGTTTTATTACAACTTCCGCTACGTGGATGGATGCGCCCCTCAGTTCAATGGTCATTCCACCCGATGCTGCTGCTGGCATAGCGAAAGCCGGAGCTGCTGCGCCTGCTGCAGGTGCTGCTGCTGCGGCCGGAGCCGCTTCCTTTTTCTTAAGCTTAAGCTGCATAATATCTCTCCCTCACTCTTTGATCAGATAATCGCACTCGCAGGAAAACCGCATCTCCCAAAAAAGGGAGAAAAAGGCGGTACTCTACTTGGCGAGTACTACCTTATCTATGCTTATCTTGGCATCCTTCAGGATCAGCTTTATGCCGCCGGCGCTGCCGGACATGCTTATGGCTGGTGCTGCTGCGCCTGCTGCTGCAGGTGCGGCTGCTGGAGCCGCCGCTGCAGGTGCCTTGGGTTTCAGTTTTAGCTGCATAGTTTAACACCCTCTCTTAAATTTGAATCTGCTCACTCGAGCACGCCGTCTTCCTGCAAGGCCTCGACGACCTGCATGAACTGGCCTTCGGTCAGGGCAAGCTCGGACTTGACGGTATCCATGTTGATGTCTCCGCCGGTCTTCTCGATATAGGCCATGACCTTCCCCTTGATATCATCATCGACCTCTTCAAGCTTCCAGCCCTCGGTGATCTTCTTGTTGTCCACCTTTCTGGTGACGCCATCCACCACGGGATGGTTGACCTTGAGCAGGAATGCCTTGAGGGCTGCGATGTCCTTGGCATCGTCCTCGGTGGCGATCTTGTCCATCATGTCAGCATCAATGCCTTCCTTTACCCTCTCTTTGAGGCCCTTGGACATCCAGACGATCCTTCTCCAGCCGCCATCCGCCTGGAGGAACTTGGGGGAGAAGTAGTAGAGAATACCCATGCCCAGGAAGCCCACGACCTGCTTGCCGCCGCCGGTCTGTCCTGCCATGGTGGAGAAAGGCAGTCCGTTGGGGGTTGCGCCCTTGAAGTCACGATCGGCAAGGCCGATGCCGTCAACCTCAGGCATATAGAATCCAATGGTCTCGAAGCAGCCACAGGAGGTGTGGGGTGCATCGAAGAATGTGTAGAGGAGCATTCTGCTGTACTCGCCGCCGGACCTCTGCTCAGCCATCTGATTAATGGCTTCATACTCGCCGCTGACCTCATCCATCGCCGATCCCTTCTCAATGGCGAACTGGGGGCCCTCTGGGTCCACCTTGGCGGCAGCCCTGCCGTCGAACCAGGTGATAGCTCCGCACAGTGATGGCCTGTCCGGGGTGACCACGCAGGCGCTGGTGGGAGCGAATGCCTGGCAGAGAGTGCAGCCATAGAAGACATCCACATCCTCATCGTGCAGTCCCTTGGCGCGCTCATCGCGGGTCTTGTATACGGCCATGGCCTTGGCCAGCTCTTCCTTGACCTTTGCTGGATCGGTGACGATGGTGATGTCCATCTTCTCAATGAATGGCATCTCTGCCTTGTACAGGTCGATGACCGGGGCGTAGACCTCCTTCCAGGAGGTGACTCCCTTCTTCTTGAGACCCTTGCCAATCCTCATCCAGATATCGTATCTCTGGTTGAGGTGCATGAGGCCACTTATATAGGAGAGCAGGGCATGGTTGCGCCTCTCGATGATGGACTCCAGGTCTTTCTCGATCTTCTCGCCGCCGACTCTGAAGATCATGCCGAAGGGCATGGTGGTGCCCTCAGGGGTCTCTCCCAGATCCGGACCGATGACTGTTACCTTTCCATCCTCAATCTCGTCCATGGGCGTGGCAAGCGACAGCTCAAATCCATCTGCCTTGGGACCGCCAAGCTCTACCCATAGATCGTCCTTTCTGATTCTCTCGCCCTCATACATGGGGGATATGTCCAACTTTATATCTGCCATTAATACACCTCTTCTGTTTTCTTCTGTTATAGGATAAACTCTATTTCTTCATCGCTGCGATTACTTCGTCTACGGCTGCGTGATAGTCGTCCGGATTGAAGGCCAGGTTGCCGAAGGTCATATCGGCATTGACATGATAGTAGCGGTCTATGGAGACGCGCTTGATGTCCCGGTTGAAGTTCTTCAATGTGGATAGCATGCCATTGGCGAACTTGTAGTAGATGCCCAGGAATATGACCACATCGTACTGTCCCTGTCCATCCAGGCCCTTCCAGTCGGGGAACCTCAAAAAGTTGGTCAACGGATGCAGGCCGATCTGATAGACGTTCTCCAGGTAGCCTCTATCCACAAAGCCCTTGACGCTATGCGCCGTGGCGGCGATGGGAATTCCCATCTTTCCCATCTCAATCATCTTATCGAACATCACGGGATCGTCGAAGAGCTCTGCTCCTACCACGAGCAGAGGCCTCTTCGCCTTTCTGATGATCGCGCCGATTACCTTCGGCAAATAGGTCTTCGCCATCTCTGGCCCAGGGATCTGAGCCATCTCAAAGGGAATGGGATTCTTGGTGGTGTCAATGCCCTTCTTAACTTCTGCTGCCATTTCTATCTCCTCCTCGTCCTCACTTCTTGGCCCTTATCTTGCGCGGGATGTTCGTGGGATCGAAGCTGACGTCTGCGGGCCTGAGCGGTCCGGAGATGAACTTCTTCGCCTTCCAGTCGATCTTCCAGCCGTGCTTCTCCTCCAGCTCCTTCATCATCTGCGTCTGGTAGTTCAGGGGCAGATCCTTGACATCGCGGACAAAGAGATGCCAGTCATCGGGCAGCTTGCCGAAGTACTTCATGGAGATATCGCAGTAATGGGTCAGCTTGATTCCTCTGCCCTGGGTGTTATCAGACGGGCGGAAGCAGAGCTTTGCCATCTCCAGCATGGCCTCCTCCTTGGTCTCGGCGATATAGAGCATGGCTTCAGGTGCTGGCTCGATCTGCTGCATATTGCCGTTCTTGGCATCTATGACCATCCAGTCCTCGGGCTTGTCGGTCCTGCCCATAAATGTCCTGCGGTATATGACTGAGCTTGGCTGAACAACCACTGGAATGCCGAGCCTGTTAACGCCGGTAGCGATGGATGCTGCCTTTTGGGAGTATGCTCCCCAGGCCACGCCGCATGCTCCGACCTTGGACATGATATAATCGGCGATATCATCGTAGTTGGCACGCTCATTTCTGTGAGCGAAGATGGTTGCCACCTTGATTGCTGCTCCATGAATGTGGGCATTGGCCACACATGAGCCTATGTTGCAGATGTTCCTGCCATCAAAGGCACCCTCGTACTGCTCCCAGATGGTCTTGCCATCTTCATCCTTATACAGGGACATGTCCATGGCCATGCAGCCCGTGGCAACGACGATGTAGCCTCTGTCAACGAACTCCTTGGCGATGTCGTAGCACTCCTTGGTGCCGTTGGGATAATTCGAGCATCCTACCAGCGCTATAACTCCCGGAATCTGGCCAAGAACCAGGGGTGCACCAACTTTTCTGATCTCGGTATCGAGCACAGGTCCCCTGCCCGCTCTCATCTTGAACTTCTGGTTCCTGATATACTCGCGGTTGGCATACTCATAGAGCTTCAGTATGGGAATCTCCTGGGGGCAGGTCTGCTCGCATCTCTGGCAGCCCACACATACCTCATAGGTAGAGGAGAATGGTTCCAGATTGCCCTTCAGTGCCTCGCTTATCATCTCGCTGATCCTGATGTGGGGCGGACAGACGAAGGCACACTGATTGCACTCTGTGCATGTTGCCAGGGTATCCTTGAACTGCTGCTCGGTAAAGAGGCTCTCCTTCTTGTACTGCTCGCGCTTGGGCTTGACTGCAACCGCGGTCCTGATGGCCACCTCTCCGGCCTTTACTGGATCGAGGATTGCCACACCGGGCATCTTGAAGCTGACCAGATCCTCCACAATGGCATCGGCTGAGTCATTGGTCCTGTCGGGCAGGCCGAGCATGATCTTGTCGTTGCTGGCGATGACGGGGATGTGCCTTTGCTGGCAGTCCTCCAGCACATCGCAGAATACGCACTGCTCGTCCACAATCACTGTATCCATGATTCCGGCGCGAACCATCTTTCTCCACCAGCCCATGGCACCAGCCACCTTGGCCTTGGGTCCCAGGTTGGGGGGGATCCTGGATTCCCTGCCGGTCTCAGTGATCCTGGTGAGGTCAATGGCGGTGCAGCATACGCCGCCTATGTCAACCTTGTCCCAGAGATTATTGTTCTCGGCATAGATCATGGCCTCTGCGCCTGCTGCCAGGTTGTGGCCGTAGGCGATGAGAACGCCCTTGTTCTGATCCAGGGTGCCCATGCCGATCTCCACCAGGGGTGCATCGGCTGCGCCGCGGGGCATATCGTAAGCCACCGTCTGCAGCATGTCGCAGATCTCCTTGCCCAGGGAGTCGATCATGCCGCCGTGCAGCGACTTGGACTCGAAGTCCATAAAATAGCCTTCCTGACCGGTGTGAGTGGCCGCCAGGAGCTGCACGATCTCCTCTTCGCAATACTCCAGGGCCTCGCCGAAGTCCTTGAGCGACTTGGGCTTGATCCCCAGGATGGTGCGAGTGAGGGGCGCATCCACCAGGATCTCGCTGCCCATATCGAAGGGCATATCTCCGAACTTGTCCAGACACCAGTGGTAAAGGTGCCTGCCGTGAGCAGTATGGGCGCAGGTTCCCATTAAAACCGCAACCAGAACGATCTTACCGCAGGCAGCGGCCATGTCAATGCCACAGGCCCCCTTCTTGTTGCCGGTCAGGTCGCATGGTCCATAGGTACAGAGGGTGCATGTATCATCTGCCGGTGAATACATGATCTTGTACCGGTTACAAATCTTGAAGTCCCAGTCACGAAGCGTTGCCACACCTGGCTTGGGGAAGGGGCCCATCTCCTGGTCCCATTCATCCTCTTCTTTTACGACAGCTCCTATGTTGATCTGGACGTTCTTCATGTCCTCAACCGAAAAGCTGCCTTCTCTTGTTGCCATCGGAATCTTAGCCTCCTCTTCCTTTGATATACGCCGCTTGAGTTCGCATAGAGTAGATAAAACACTTTCGGATACCAGTTAATATAGAATTTTATTAATTTTGATTAAACATCATAGTATTAATTTTATAAATAAATTTTCAGTTAACAGCGACTCAATAAGATCACTATTGTTAATGAAGTGTACTCTGCCCACAAGCTTGAAATGCCAATACATTGAAGGCCACAACGACCTATGAAAAATCGATTGCGGAAGAGCTTTGTCAATGCTGCCGAATGCAAGCATGGGGGCAAGGTGCAGGAAGCGAAGAGAAGATTGGGGGCTGAGCCGCTGGACTTCTCCGCCAATATCAATCCCCTGGGATCGCCCCCCCTGAAGGAGTTGGTCAGCCGAGAGCTCAAGCAGGTCGGCCACTATCCTGACAGCAGCTACCAGGGATTCTGTCGCGCAGCGAGCCGCTTCGTCCAGGTCGATCCGGGATGCATCGTTCCAGGCAATGGATCATCTGAGCTGATCAGGATATTCGCGGAGGCTGTGCTGGAAGAGGGGGACCTGGCAATAATCCCCACCCCCACCTTTGGAGAGTATGAGAATCAATCACAGCTCGCCGGAGGCAGGACGGAAAGGCTGGCGATTGGTAAGGATGGCACCCCCCTCCTTCGCGACTCCGACCTGCACCGGGCCAAAGCCCTCTTCCTCTGCAATCCCAATAATCCCACCGGACGGCTGCTCTCCCAAAATCAGGTTCACGATCTGGCGGACAGATGCGAGGAGGCAGAGGTATTCTTATTGGTGGATGAGGCCTTCATAGAGCTCAGCCGCCCGGAGGAGAGCGTAGCTCAGCTTGCTCCCAGCAGGGAGTATCTCTTTGTGATGAGATCCCTGACCAAGTCCTTTGGAGTGCCGGGGATGAGATTGGGCTTCGGCGTGACCAATCCCCTTTTAGCTGGAATCATGAACCGGGCAAAGATCCCCTGGTCCATCGGCTCCATTGCCGCCGCTGCAGCAGAATATCTCCTGGGATGTGAGGATCACCTGACCAGGTCTAGAGAGCTGATAGCCGAGGAGCTGAATTATCTGATCCCCTCCCTGAAGAATCTGGGCCTGGATCCGCTGCCAAGTCAGGTCAACTTCATCCTGGTGAATATCGAATCGGCGGGCCTTGGCTCGGACGTCCTGGCAGAGCGCACCATGGCCCGTGGCGTTCTGGTGCGGGACTGCCAGTCCTTCGGCCTGGAGAAGAGCTACATCCGGGTGGCAGTGAGAGGCCACGAGGATAACGAGCGGCTAATCGATGTCCTGGAGAGGGCATTAAGATGCAAAGACTGAGCTGCGAGAGGTTTCCCTGCCACCACCCCGAGCAGGACTGCTCATTATGCTTCTGCCCATTTTACCCCTGCCGGGATGTGAGAACGGGAGGCTTTGAGCGAGATGGCTCCTGGTGCTGTGAGAATTGCCAGATCGTTCACCAAAAAGATGTGGCTGAGATGGTGCTGGATGGGCTCTTGCAGGGCCTGCCCATCTCCCAGGTCTGGAAGAGCCTCGAGGAGCGGCTATGACCCTGGCCATTGAGGAGGCTTTAACTGTATTTCTTTTAGCGGTGGCCTTTGACATACTGATCGGCGAGCCTCCGGTTCGAGTTCACCCCGTGGTCTGGATCGGCAGACTGATCTCCTTCCTGCGCGCCCGGGCGGGGCCCACTAAGGTGCAGGGCATCCTGCTGGCCATAACCGTGATTGCAGTCTCAGTTCTGGCGGCTCATCTGCTGGTCAGGGCGGCGCATGTTATGCCCGTGCTGCCTCTCTTGGTAGGAGCATATCTCTTGAAGTCCACATTTGCCATCAGATGCTTGTTGGAGACCTCCAGCAATATCGGCAGGATGATAGACCAGGATATGGAAGAAGCAAAGAAGATGCTGCCCGCCCTGGTGGGAAGGGACACCTCCACCCTAACAACTGCCCAGGCCAGCTCAGCGGTGATAGAGTCGCTATCTGAAAACTATGTGGACTCCATTCTCTCCCCCATATTCTACTATATTCTCTTCGCACCCATAGGCCTAGGCCTGGAGGCGGCCATTGCCTTCAAGGCCATCAGCACCATGGACTCGATGATCGGCTACAAGAAGCCTGGATTGAAGGAGCTGGGATATGCTGGAGCGAGGCTGGACGACCTGGCGAACTGGATTCCCGCTCGATTAAGCATAATCCTGATCGCCCTGGCCCGACCGAGAGGCGCCCGCTCGGCCATTAGAGAAGCCTTTAAATATCACAGCGCCACCCCCAGCCCCAACTCCGGCTGGCCCATGGCCGCAGCTGCCGGGAGCCTGAAAATCCGCTTAGAGAAGCCTGGCCAGTATATCCTGCTGGGAGAGAATCCGAATCCAGAGACAAGGGATATATTCCGGGCCACAGGCCTCGTCCAGTCGGCCATCGCCCTCACACTGGCAGCGGCGTTCATCTGCCTGCTCCTATAACCATAATGTTTATCCAATTCGAGGATGGAGTAAATGAGAATGGAAACCATGCAAGATCTCCTGGAGAAAGTTCAAGAGTTTGCCTTTCATGATTTTGGCAAAGAAGAGGCTAAAAAGCTCTTCGGCTGGGATGTCGCAGAGATACTGGTCAACAGCTCGAAGGAAGATGAAAATCACATTCTAATCATATTTAATAATAATTTTATGCTCTTCATCAGGTACTTCCTAAACCTCGATCCCTCTCAGACCGATGATACCTGTGAGTTCATCCTGAGCCTGAAGACTGACCTCACTTCTCGCATAAAGTATTCAATCAACTACGGAAATTATATTCACGGCCAGGGATACATACGCTTCAGGGTGGCAGACACAAAGAACAGAATGGTTCAGGTGATGCTGGAGGAGTTCTATATCCCGGCGATAAAGAACGTCTACAAGCCCATAATCGAAAGGTTCAAGGGATTCTATGGCAAGGACTTCTTCGGAGTAGAGGCTGACGGCAATGGCGGACAGATATATTATGCACCGATACGCAATATGAGCGAGCACAAGGGAGCCCGGCTGGGCGATGTGATCGGCAGGCTGACTGAGCTGGAGCTGCTCTTAAAAGATCCCCATATCAGGCAGGATCTGGCCAAGGTCGACCTCCAGCTCAGCCTTCTCCCCTCCATGATGGATTCGGGCCTCTAGCCAATTCTTCTGCATTCCAGCTTATGGGGAAGCTCCTCCAGAAGCTTCTCATAATCCTCTTCTCCAAGCCTCTCTCGCAGTAGGCTGGCCTGACGGCCTTCCTCCGGCTGAGACGCTTCAGCCTCCAGGAACTCTATCGCCTTTTCTGAGATCTGGCGGATGGTGGATGAAGGAATCCGATCCCCCTCCTTCCCGGCCAGCCGCAATGCACCGGCATAGTCCGCCCGTGCCTCCTCCTTCTTTCCGGTGCGGGCTTCGCACTCCGCCAGATCGACGGTAGCCAGGAGACTGAGATCAGCATGTCCCAGAATCCTGGCCTGGCGCTGTCTCAACATGGCCATCTCTTCTGCTCGCTGATAATCATCCTGAGCCAAGAAGAGGAGGGTC
Proteins encoded in this window:
- the cdhC gene encoding CO dehydrogenase/CO-methylating acetyl-CoA synthase complex subunit beta gives rise to the protein MADIKLDISPMYEGERIRKDDLWVELGGPKADGFELSLATPMDEIEDGKVTVIGPDLGETPEGTTMPFGMIFRVGGEKIEKDLESIIERRNHALLSYISGLMHLNQRYDIWMRIGKGLKKKGVTSWKEVYAPVIDLYKAEMPFIEKMDITIVTDPAKVKEELAKAMAVYKTRDERAKGLHDEDVDVFYGCTLCQAFAPTSACVVTPDRPSLCGAITWFDGRAAAKVDPEGPQFAIEKGSAMDEVSGEYEAINQMAEQRSGGEYSRMLLYTFFDAPHTSCGCFETIGFYMPEVDGIGLADRDFKGATPNGLPFSTMAGQTGGGKQVVGFLGMGILYYFSPKFLQADGGWRRIVWMSKGLKERVKEGIDADMMDKIATEDDAKDIAALKAFLLKVNHPVVDGVTRKVDNKKITEGWKLEEVDDDIKGKVMAYIEKTGGDINMDTVKSELALTEGQFMQVVEALQEDGVLE
- the cdhD gene encoding CO dehydrogenase/acetyl-CoA synthase subunit delta — its product is MADKITLSDLNKTLTEMNVQSLEGLKIEGDVEIDLDVGAGGVGPLFAYYFGEQAAKIAMQLMDFAKAVGYPVQNLMQPVAVAQAISPAPKDIAAAAAAVPAFKVASALASAKFSVGVDKTWKHPIQEVTLGATKADGGSRGHVVKLGGEKAMPFFPDAAMPHAPKITMDVFDMPIGMAKAVKMHYEDVINSPGEWAKKAVRDFGADMVTVHLISTDPLLKDTSAQDAVKTVEEVLQAVDVPICIGGSGNPDKDPVVLSKAAEVAQGERVLIASANLNMDWEKIGKACVDNGHVCLAWTQLEINSQKELNRKLMKVAGVPRESIVMDPTTAALAYGLDFAYSNMERIRLGALKGDDELTFPMSSGTTNAWGVRESWMVRSPNKDDSDWGDRMLRGPIWEILTGYSLAMAGVDIFMMMHPTAVAYLHEITQSLMGRIEAKTPEANAWLKMGV
- the cobD gene encoding threonine-phosphate decarboxylase CobD, which gives rise to MKNRLRKSFVNAAECKHGGKVQEAKRRLGAEPLDFSANINPLGSPPLKELVSRELKQVGHYPDSSYQGFCRAASRFVQVDPGCIVPGNGSSELIRIFAEAVLEEGDLAIIPTPTFGEYENQSQLAGGRTERLAIGKDGTPLLRDSDLHRAKALFLCNPNNPTGRLLSQNQVHDLADRCEEAEVFLLVDEAFIELSRPEESVAQLAPSREYLFVMRSLTKSFGVPGMRLGFGVTNPLLAGIMNRAKIPWSIGSIAAAAAEYLLGCEDHLTRSRELIAEELNYLIPSLKNLGLDPLPSQVNFILVNIESAGLGSDVLAERTMARGVLVRDCQSFGLEKSYIRVAVRGHEDNERLIDVLERALRCKD
- the cdhB gene encoding CO dehydrogenase/acetyl-CoA synthase complex subunit epsilon encodes the protein MAAEVKKGIDTTKNPIPFEMAQIPGPEMAKTYLPKVIGAIIRKAKRPLLVVGAELFDDPVMFDKMIEMGKMGIPIAATAHSVKGFVDRGYLENVYQIGLHPLTNFLRFPDWKGLDGQGQYDVVIFLGIYYKFANGMLSTLKNFNRDIKRVSIDRYYHVNADMTFGNLAFNPDDYHAAVDEVIAAMKK
- the cdhA gene encoding CO dehydrogenase/acetyl-CoA synthase complex subunit alpha, with product MATREGSFSVEDMKNVQINIGAVVKEEDEWDQEMGPFPKPGVATLRDWDFKICNRYKIMYSPADDTCTLCTYGPCDLTGNKKGACGIDMAAACGKIVLVAVLMGTCAHTAHGRHLYHWCLDKFGDMPFDMGSEILVDAPLTRTILGIKPKSLKDFGEALEYCEEEIVQLLAATHTGQEGYFMDFESKSLHGGMIDSLGKEICDMLQTVAYDMPRGAADAPLVEIGMGTLDQNKGVLIAYGHNLAAGAEAMIYAENNNLWDKVDIGGVCCTAIDLTRITETGRESRIPPNLGPKAKVAGAMGWWRKMVRAGIMDTVIVDEQCVFCDVLEDCQQRHIPVIASNDKIMLGLPDRTNDSADAIVEDLVSFKMPGVAILDPVKAGEVAIRTAVAVKPKREQYKKESLFTEQQFKDTLATCTECNQCAFVCPPHIRISEMISEALKGNLEPFSSTYEVCVGCQRCEQTCPQEIPILKLYEYANREYIRNQKFKMRAGRGPVLDTEIRKVGAPLVLGQIPGVIALVGCSNYPNGTKECYDIAKEFVDRGYIVVATGCMAMDMSLYKDEDGKTIWEQYEGAFDGRNICNIGSCVANAHIHGAAIKVATIFAHRNERANYDDIADYIMSKVGACGVAWGAYSQKAASIATGVNRLGIPVVVQPSSVIYRRTFMGRTDKPEDWMVIDAKNGNMQQIEPAPEAMLYIAETKEEAMLEMAKLCFRPSDNTQGRGIKLTHYCDISMKYFGKLPDDWHLFVRDVKDLPLNYQTQMMKELEEKHGWKIDWKAKKFISGPLRPADVSFDPTNIPRKIRAKK
- a CDS encoding cobalamin biosynthesis protein — its product is MTLAIEEALTVFLLAVAFDILIGEPPVRVHPVVWIGRLISFLRARAGPTKVQGILLAITVIAVSVLAAHLLVRAAHVMPVLPLLVGAYLLKSTFAIRCLLETSSNIGRMIDQDMEEAKKMLPALVGRDTSTLTTAQASSAVIESLSENYVDSILSPIFYYILFAPIGLGLEAAIAFKAISTMDSMIGYKKPGLKELGYAGARLDDLANWIPARLSIILIALARPRGARSAIREAFKYHSATPSPNSGWPMAAAAGSLKIRLEKPGQYILLGENPNPETRDIFRATGLVQSAIALTLAAAFICLLL
- a CDS encoding cysteine-rich small domain-containing protein; translation: MQRLSCERFPCHHPEQDCSLCFCPFYPCRDVRTGGFERDGSWCCENCQIVHQKDVAEMVLDGLLQGLPISQVWKSLEERL
- a CDS encoding ATP-binding protein, whose translation is MGKVIAITGKGGTGKTAVTAMLIRHLNNSEKKFRILAIDADPDANLADALGAKVEKTVGDMREFMQDSRFTSSPDTDKQALFEAKIFEILLEEDGYDLLVMGKPEGSGCYCYVNNLLRAIMDKTAKDYDLIVIDSPAGLEHFSRKIFPDLDDLIVVTDESRRGLTTGERIRDIAREMGLKYKDLYVVVNKITTGRRDKVIENATSLGLTVIGTIPYDESLAKFDLVGDPLTGLPDDSPAVKEMANVVGKLGL